One genomic segment of Amycolatopsis granulosa includes these proteins:
- a CDS encoding DedA family protein codes for MPKWFNPEYLLTQFGAYVIVGLCLVIFIESSIFPVLPGDSLLFTAGLFVAQGSIHTPLWLVCTLVTIAALLGNVVGYLIGWKVGPALFKRPDSRFFKQEYVDKTHAFLEKHGSKAVVLARFVPFVRTFITWIAGVGRMDPRKYFTYTVLGGILWAAGITALGHVLGNISFIKTNIEAIFILIVLVSVVPIVIEYARNRREKKLAAAQSPAPAAESDGEVTQRIPRVDP; via the coding sequence ATGCCGAAGTGGTTCAACCCCGAGTACCTGCTGACCCAGTTCGGCGCGTACGTGATCGTCGGGCTGTGCCTGGTCATCTTCATCGAGAGCAGCATCTTCCCGGTGCTCCCCGGTGACTCGCTGCTGTTCACCGCCGGCCTGTTCGTGGCGCAGGGCTCGATCCACACCCCGTTGTGGCTGGTCTGCACCCTGGTGACGATCGCGGCGCTGCTCGGCAACGTGGTCGGCTACCTCATCGGCTGGAAGGTGGGCCCGGCGCTGTTCAAGCGGCCGGACTCGCGGTTCTTCAAGCAGGAGTACGTCGACAAGACGCACGCCTTCCTGGAGAAGCACGGCTCGAAGGCGGTCGTGCTGGCGCGGTTCGTGCCGTTCGTGCGCACGTTCATCACCTGGATCGCCGGTGTCGGCCGGATGGACCCGAGGAAGTACTTCACCTACACGGTGCTCGGCGGCATCCTGTGGGCCGCCGGTATCACCGCGCTGGGGCACGTGCTCGGCAACATCTCCTTCATCAAGACCAACATCGAGGCCATCTTCATCCTCATCGTGCTGGTCTCGGTGGTGCCGATCGTGATCGAGTACGCCAGGAACCGCCGCGAGAAGAAGCTCGCCGCCGCCCAGTCCCCCGCCCCCGCCGCCGAGTCCGACGGCGAGGTCACGCAGCGGATCCCGCGCGTCGACCCCTGA
- a CDS encoding YciI family protein, with product MAWFLVQTVYDQGKYAEVRPRHREYLKKLADKGTVAVAGPFTDDTGGAYLMQAANADTLQELLDADPYIAEGALESYTVREINPTLGAWLQ from the coding sequence ATGGCCTGGTTCCTGGTGCAGACGGTCTACGACCAGGGGAAGTACGCGGAGGTGCGACCGCGGCATCGCGAGTACCTGAAGAAGCTCGCCGACAAGGGCACGGTCGCGGTGGCCGGGCCGTTCACCGACGACACCGGCGGCGCGTACCTGATGCAGGCCGCGAACGCCGACACCCTGCAGGAGCTCCTGGACGCCGACCCCTACATCGCGGAGGGCGCGCTGGAGAGCTACACGGTGCGGGAGATCAATCCGACGCTGGGCGCCTGGCTTCAGTAG
- the nagA gene encoding N-acetylglucosamine-6-phosphate deacetylase yields the protein MLTGGRLALPEGLVDDGWLVVTGGTIAGIGTGTPPPGERVDVGGAYVVPGFVDAHCHGGGGGSFSSGDPKEIVTAIKAHRRHGTTTMLASLVSDPVRALVDQMAVLRELVTDGELAGIHLEGPFIAASRCGAHDPAVLREPDTATVDALLRAGHGAVRMVTLAPELPGGVRAVRQLAEAGVIAAIGHTDGTEEQIRPAIDAGATVATHLFNGMRPLHHREPGPIGVLLDDERITVELICDLVHVHPTVLRIAARYAGRGRTTLITDAMSATDAADGRYHLGRLEVDVRDGVATLADTGSLAGSTLTMDAAFRNLVRGAGLSVPDAVRATSGRPAELLGLDDRLGSLRTGLAADLVVLDADLRPARVLRQGTWIA from the coding sequence GTGCTGACGGGTGGCAGGCTCGCCCTCCCCGAGGGGCTGGTGGACGACGGGTGGCTCGTCGTCACCGGCGGGACGATCGCGGGCATCGGGACCGGGACGCCGCCCCCGGGTGAGCGGGTGGACGTCGGCGGTGCCTACGTGGTGCCCGGGTTCGTCGACGCGCACTGCCACGGCGGCGGGGGCGGGTCGTTCTCCAGCGGTGATCCCAAGGAGATCGTCACCGCCATCAAGGCGCACCGCAGGCACGGCACGACCACCATGCTGGCGAGCCTGGTGTCGGATCCGGTGCGGGCGCTGGTGGACCAGATGGCGGTGCTGCGCGAGCTGGTGACCGACGGCGAGCTGGCCGGCATCCACCTGGAAGGACCGTTCATCGCCGCGTCCCGGTGCGGCGCGCACGACCCCGCGGTCCTGCGGGAACCCGACACGGCGACCGTCGACGCCCTGCTGCGCGCCGGTCACGGCGCGGTGCGGATGGTGACGCTGGCGCCGGAGCTGCCCGGCGGCGTGCGCGCGGTGCGGCAGCTGGCGGAAGCCGGGGTGATCGCGGCGATCGGGCACACCGACGGCACCGAGGAGCAGATCCGCCCGGCGATCGACGCGGGCGCGACGGTGGCGACGCACCTGTTCAACGGCATGCGACCACTGCACCACCGTGAGCCCGGCCCGATCGGCGTGCTGCTCGACGACGAGCGCATCACCGTCGAGCTGATCTGCGACCTGGTCCACGTGCACCCGACGGTGCTGCGGATCGCGGCCCGCTACGCCGGCCGCGGCCGCACGACCCTGATCACCGACGCCATGTCCGCCACCGACGCCGCCGACGGCCGCTACCACCTGGGCCGGCTGGAGGTCGACGTGCGGGACGGCGTGGCGACCCTGGCGGACACGGGTTCGCTGGCCGGCAGCACGCTGACCATGGATGCGGCGTTCCGGAACCTGGTCAGGGGTGCGGGGCTGTCCGTCCCGGACGCGGTGCGGGCGACGTCCGGACGGCCGGCCGAGCTGCTCGGCCTGGACGACCGGCTCGGGTCGTTGCGCACCGGCCTGGCGGCGGATCTGGTGGTGCTGGACGCCGACCTGAGGCCGGCCCGCGTGCTGCGGCAGGGCACCTGGATCGCCTGA
- a CDS encoding FAD-binding oxidoreductase, which produces MSTDALLTTLRAELGKDAVLTDADVTGSYSRDMMPLAPSGRPLAVVLPSDAEGVQAVVRACAAAKVPIVPRGAGSGLSGAANAIDGCVVLVMTKLDRIVEIDAANRLAVVQPGVVNLDLRDAVAKHGLFYPPDPSSYDWCTIGGNLSTNAGGLCCVKYGVTTDSVLGLEVVLADGSLLKAGRRTVKGVAGYDLARLFVGSEGTLGVITQATLALRPLPQAPATLVAGFDTTEAAGTAVARTVREGLVPSLMEIMDASSIKAAETYLKTDLGAGSDCQALLLCQSDSGGEAARRELAALEQICADSGATMVYATEDLEEGRMLMQARRVVLTALEQYGVWLTDDVSVPRTRIAELIAGCRRISEEVGLRIAVVGHAGDGNMHPTIVYQPGSADEFARARRAFDEILRVGLSLGGTVTGEHGVGKIKREWLEREIGPVGMRVHRRIKQALDPDNLFNPGSMFSMS; this is translated from the coding sequence ATGAGCACCGACGCTTTGCTGACGACCCTCCGCGCCGAGCTGGGCAAGGATGCCGTGCTGACCGACGCCGACGTCACCGGCAGCTACTCCCGCGACATGATGCCGCTGGCCCCCTCCGGGCGGCCGCTGGCGGTGGTACTGCCGTCCGACGCCGAGGGCGTGCAGGCGGTGGTCCGCGCCTGCGCGGCGGCGAAGGTGCCGATCGTGCCGCGCGGCGCCGGCAGTGGACTGTCCGGCGCGGCGAACGCGATCGACGGCTGCGTGGTGCTGGTGATGACCAAGCTGGACCGGATCGTCGAGATCGACGCGGCCAACCGGCTCGCCGTCGTCCAGCCGGGCGTGGTCAATCTCGACCTCCGCGACGCCGTGGCGAAACACGGACTGTTCTACCCGCCGGACCCGTCCAGCTACGACTGGTGCACGATCGGCGGCAACCTGTCCACCAACGCCGGCGGCCTGTGCTGCGTGAAGTACGGCGTGACGACCGACTCGGTGCTCGGGCTGGAGGTCGTGCTGGCCGACGGGTCCCTGCTGAAGGCCGGCCGGCGGACCGTCAAGGGCGTCGCCGGGTACGACCTTGCCCGGCTGTTCGTGGGCAGCGAAGGCACGCTCGGCGTGATCACCCAGGCCACGCTGGCGTTGCGGCCGTTGCCGCAGGCGCCGGCCACCCTCGTCGCCGGCTTCGACACCACCGAGGCGGCCGGCACCGCGGTGGCGCGCACCGTGCGCGAGGGGCTGGTGCCGTCGCTGATGGAGATCATGGACGCCAGCTCGATCAAGGCGGCGGAAACGTACCTGAAGACCGACCTCGGCGCCGGCTCCGACTGCCAGGCGCTGCTGCTGTGCCAGTCCGACTCGGGTGGCGAGGCGGCCCGCCGGGAACTCGCCGCGCTGGAGCAGATCTGCGCCGACAGCGGCGCGACCATGGTCTACGCCACCGAAGACCTCGAAGAGGGCCGCATGCTGATGCAGGCGCGGCGGGTGGTGCTGACCGCGCTGGAGCAGTACGGCGTGTGGCTGACCGACGACGTCTCGGTGCCGCGCACGCGGATCGCCGAGCTGATCGCCGGGTGCCGGCGGATCAGCGAGGAGGTCGGCCTGCGCATCGCGGTGGTCGGGCACGCGGGCGACGGCAACATGCACCCGACGATCGTCTACCAGCCCGGCTCCGCGGACGAGTTCGCGCGGGCGCGGCGGGCGTTCGACGAGATCCTGCGGGTGGGGCTGTCGCTGGGCGGCACGGTGACCGGTGAGCACGGCGTCGGCAAGATCAAGCGGGAGTGGCTGGAGCGCGAGATCGGGCCGGTCGGGATGCGCGTGCACCGGCGGATCAAGCAGGCGCTCGACCCGGACAACCTGTTCAACCCGGGCTCGATGTTCTCGATGAGCTGA
- a CDS encoding pyridoxamine 5'-phosphate oxidase family protein, whose protein sequence is MSRRDQIRMTGDEVLAFLAGQKIINVATINPNGRPHLAPLWYVPRGGGVATWTYRKSQKVANLRRLPQATVLVETGDTYDRLRGVQFEADVEIVEDTAAVAAIGAALAERYGGGSLAADVVAAQAAKRVGLVFTPTKIVSWDHTKLGGAY, encoded by the coding sequence ATGTCCCGCCGCGACCAGATCAGGATGACCGGCGACGAGGTACTCGCGTTCCTCGCCGGGCAGAAGATCATCAACGTCGCCACCATCAACCCCAACGGCCGCCCGCACCTCGCCCCGCTGTGGTACGTCCCGCGGGGCGGGGGTGTGGCGACCTGGACCTACCGCAAGTCCCAGAAGGTCGCCAACCTCCGCCGGCTGCCGCAGGCCACCGTGCTGGTCGAGACCGGCGACACCTACGACCGGCTGCGTGGCGTCCAGTTCGAGGCCGACGTCGAGATCGTCGAGGACACGGCCGCCGTCGCCGCGATCGGCGCGGCCCTGGCCGAGCGCTACGGCGGCGGCTCGCTGGCGGCCGACGTGGTGGCCGCGCAGGCGGCCAAACGGGTCGGCCTGGTGTTCACGCCGACGAAGATCGTCAGCTGGGACCACACCAAGCTCGGCGGCGCCTACTGA
- a CDS encoding SigE family RNA polymerase sigma factor, with protein sequence MADGSAGRSVERTLGQLRTMDGVGTASAQPAGPLTLEDLYKVHRMRLVRLAILLVDEPATAEDVVQEAFTGLYRNWGKLRDATAAVAYLRTAVVNGSRSVLRRRKTAREYVPPHAVNARSAESLAMLSSEHQSVVDALSKLPPRQREVLVLRYYGGLSEAEISEVAGISKGTVKSTASRALEALQKAMSG encoded by the coding sequence ATGGCGGACGGCAGCGCGGGGCGCAGCGTCGAACGCACGCTCGGGCAGTTGCGCACCATGGACGGGGTCGGTACCGCGTCGGCCCAGCCGGCCGGCCCGCTGACGCTGGAGGACCTCTACAAGGTCCACCGGATGCGGCTGGTGCGGCTGGCGATCCTGCTGGTCGACGAGCCGGCCACGGCCGAGGACGTCGTGCAGGAGGCGTTCACCGGTCTCTACCGGAACTGGGGCAAGCTGCGGGACGCCACCGCCGCGGTGGCGTACCTGCGCACCGCGGTGGTAAACGGGTCGCGCAGCGTGCTGCGGCGCCGCAAGACGGCGCGCGAGTACGTCCCGCCGCACGCGGTCAACGCGCGCTCCGCGGAGAGCCTGGCGATGCTGTCGAGCGAGCACCAGTCGGTGGTGGACGCGCTGTCGAAGCTGCCGCCGCGGCAGCGCGAGGTGCTGGTGCTGCGCTACTACGGCGGTCTCTCCGAGGCGGAGATCTCCGAGGTCGCGGGCATTTCGAAGGGCACCGTGAAGTCCACCGCGAGCCGGGCGCTGGAGGCTCTCCAGAAGGCCATGAGTGGCTGA
- a CDS encoding MFS transporter: protein MTLSSTRPVLVLLALGLFAIGTDGYVITSLLPDVGHALGVSDSAAGQLITVFALAYAVGAPVLGVLTGGLPRRPLLIGSLAVFALTNAGVAIAGSYPVMMVVRVLAALAAAVFTPACSATAAVLAADGRRGRALATVAAGVSLSTALGVPLGALVGAAFGWRVTFLAIAVLAALATAGLALLLPSVRTPPATGLRARIAVARTRGVPTALGLTVLWIAGAFTVLTYVNPVLGDLAGVRGSGLAVWLLVFGVAAVAGNAVGGRAADRYPATSLAVVTTAGLALALTTFGVLASLGVHGRTGMVAAAVVLAVWGVFGWAFMPVQQHRLVELAAGDAGVVLSLSASATYIGISLGGFAGSLALTSGGVAAVGWTAGAIESCAVLAAIAIAVAHRRRVRGVRAAAAGMDTATSPTR, encoded by the coding sequence ATGACTCTCAGCTCCACCAGACCCGTGCTCGTCCTGCTCGCCCTCGGGCTGTTCGCGATCGGCACCGACGGATACGTGATCACCAGTCTGCTTCCCGACGTCGGGCACGCCCTCGGTGTGTCCGACAGCGCCGCGGGACAGCTCATCACGGTGTTCGCCCTCGCCTACGCGGTCGGCGCCCCCGTGCTCGGCGTACTGACCGGCGGCCTGCCCCGGCGCCCGCTGCTGATCGGCAGCCTGGCGGTGTTCGCGCTGACGAACGCGGGCGTCGCGATCGCCGGTTCCTACCCGGTCATGATGGTCGTGCGGGTACTGGCGGCGCTCGCGGCCGCCGTGTTCACCCCGGCCTGCTCGGCCACCGCGGCCGTCCTCGCCGCCGATGGCCGGCGCGGCCGGGCGCTGGCCACGGTCGCCGCCGGCGTCAGCCTGTCCACCGCGCTCGGGGTGCCGCTCGGTGCGCTGGTCGGCGCCGCGTTCGGGTGGCGGGTGACCTTCCTGGCGATCGCCGTGCTCGCCGCACTCGCCACGGCCGGGCTCGCCCTGTTGCTGCCCAGCGTGCGGACACCGCCGGCCACCGGGTTGCGCGCCCGCATCGCGGTCGCCCGGACCCGCGGCGTGCCCACCGCGCTCGGTCTCACGGTGCTGTGGATCGCCGGGGCGTTCACCGTGCTGACCTACGTCAACCCGGTGCTCGGTGACCTCGCCGGGGTGCGCGGGTCCGGGCTGGCCGTGTGGTTGCTGGTGTTCGGGGTGGCCGCGGTCGCGGGCAATGCCGTGGGCGGGCGCGCGGCCGACCGGTACCCGGCGACCTCGCTGGCCGTGGTGACCACGGCTGGGCTCGCCCTCGCGCTGACCACCTTCGGCGTGCTCGCCTCGCTCGGGGTGCACGGACGCACGGGCATGGTCGCCGCTGCGGTGGTGCTCGCGGTGTGGGGGGTGTTCGGGTGGGCGTTCATGCCCGTCCAGCAGCACCGGCTGGTCGAGCTGGCCGCCGGGGACGCCGGGGTGGTGCTCTCGCTCAGCGCCAGCGCGACCTACATCGGCATCTCGCTGGGCGGGTTCGCCGGTTCGCTCGCGCTCACCTCGGGTGGCGTCGCCGCGGTGGGCTGGACCGCGGGAGCCATCGAGTCGTGCGCCGTGCTCGCCGCGATCGCCATCGCGGTGGCGCACCGCCGCCGGGTACGGGGTGTCCGGGCCGCTGCCGCGGGCATGGACACCGCGACTTCACCTACTCGGTAG
- a CDS encoding prevent-host-death family protein: MEQYVHVVIHRSEPAPPDAVSALLATGELRPATMAGPIPRPTGPIRTDDEAGDLLRRLPDDERF, from the coding sequence ATGGAGCAGTACGTTCACGTGGTGATCCACCGCTCCGAACCCGCACCGCCGGATGCCGTGTCAGCGCTGCTCGCCACCGGCGAGCTCCGGCCGGCCACCATGGCCGGCCCGATACCCCGGCCGACCGGCCCGATCCGAACCGACGACGAGGCCGGTGACCTGCTCCGCCGCCTCCCCGACGACGAACGGTTCTGA
- a CDS encoding SDR family oxidoreductase encodes MANVKGKVVLITGAARGIGAGLAERLAARGAKVALVGLEADEQRKVAERIGDSARAWEADVTDWTALEQATAGVVEHFGGIDIVIANAGIATTGFVRSVDPAAFEKVIEVDLLGVWRTFRVTLPHVIERKGYLLAISSLAAITHAPGMANYAAAKAGVEAFCNSLRAEVAHLGVKVGVAHPTWIRTDLVESADAHPVFGKLRAGMPGLLGRTYPLGVALDHLEAGVLKRARVIHVPKWVGLLKAVRALLPPVVELGARTRVPAADRAALEDIKARGAREAAVTGHGGRAATR; translated from the coding sequence ATGGCCAACGTCAAAGGCAAGGTCGTGCTCATCACCGGAGCTGCGCGCGGCATCGGCGCCGGGCTCGCCGAACGGCTCGCGGCCCGCGGCGCCAAGGTCGCCCTCGTCGGGCTGGAGGCGGACGAGCAGCGCAAGGTCGCCGAGCGCATCGGCGACTCGGCGCGCGCCTGGGAGGCCGACGTCACCGACTGGACCGCCCTCGAACAGGCCACGGCCGGCGTCGTGGAGCACTTCGGGGGCATCGACATCGTGATCGCGAACGCGGGAATCGCCACGACGGGCTTCGTCCGCTCCGTCGACCCCGCCGCTTTCGAGAAGGTCATCGAGGTCGACCTGCTCGGCGTGTGGCGCACCTTCCGCGTCACGCTGCCGCACGTCATCGAGCGCAAGGGCTACCTGCTGGCGATCTCCTCGCTCGCCGCGATCACCCACGCCCCCGGCATGGCCAACTACGCCGCGGCCAAGGCCGGCGTCGAAGCCTTCTGCAACAGCCTCCGGGCCGAGGTCGCCCACCTCGGCGTCAAGGTCGGGGTCGCCCACCCCACGTGGATCCGCACCGATCTGGTCGAAAGCGCCGATGCCCACCCGGTGTTCGGCAAGCTGCGCGCCGGCATGCCGGGCCTGCTCGGCCGGACCTACCCGCTCGGCGTGGCCCTGGACCACCTCGAGGCCGGTGTCCTCAAGCGGGCCCGCGTCATCCACGTGCCGAAGTGGGTCGGCCTGCTCAAGGCGGTCCGCGCGCTGCTGCCGCCGGTCGTCGAGCTGGGCGCCCGCACCAGGGTGCCCGCCGCCGACCGCGCCGCGCTCGAGGACATCAAGGCCCGCGGAGCGCGCGAGGCCGCGGTGACCGGGCACGGCGGACGGGCCGCGACCCGATAG
- a CDS encoding SAVMC3_10250 family protein, whose amino-acid sequence MRELIYVSEAKLRQLVPDLPRRPRGLRDVEAQVTTPVGGIKVGKPARETEPGLAGAVAALEASPRAPRWFAEPGVRPGEWVHFEAPMAYGEVGGAVVFLDVDEAGAEYPTGGRLRLLLHGSRHHLVGSLPAERDMDDRWHHSMWVRFTQVLLKLTDPGQAGNAGDERFLGRVVTAMDRLADRLQPEFAAAWVAGYARITAVLPEDERTILVATPLYVEHVAAPEA is encoded by the coding sequence GTGCGTGAACTGATCTACGTCTCCGAGGCGAAGCTGCGGCAACTGGTCCCGGATCTGCCCAGGCGTCCGCGGGGCCTGCGGGACGTGGAGGCCCAGGTAACCACCCCGGTCGGCGGCATCAAGGTGGGCAAGCCGGCGCGCGAGACCGAGCCGGGGCTGGCGGGTGCGGTCGCCGCGCTGGAGGCGTCGCCGCGAGCGCCCCGGTGGTTCGCCGAGCCCGGGGTGCGTCCCGGCGAGTGGGTGCACTTCGAGGCGCCGATGGCCTACGGCGAGGTCGGCGGGGCGGTGGTGTTCCTGGACGTGGACGAGGCCGGCGCGGAGTACCCGACCGGCGGCCGGCTCCGGCTGTTGCTGCACGGCTCGCGCCACCACCTGGTCGGCTCGCTGCCCGCCGAGCGGGACATGGACGACCGGTGGCACCACTCGATGTGGGTGCGGTTCACCCAGGTGCTGCTGAAGCTGACCGACCCCGGCCAGGCCGGGAACGCGGGGGACGAGCGGTTCCTCGGCCGGGTGGTGACGGCCATGGACCGGCTGGCCGACCGCCTCCAGCCGGAGTTCGCGGCCGCCTGGGTGGCGGGGTACGCGCGGATCACCGCGGTCCTGCCGGAGGACGAGCGCACCATCCTCGTCGCGACGCCGCTGTACGTCGAGCACGTCGCCGCACCGGAGGCGTGA